A region from the Vicia villosa cultivar HV-30 ecotype Madison, WI linkage group LG3, Vvil1.0, whole genome shotgun sequence genome encodes:
- the LOC131660675 gene encoding probable protein phosphatase 2C 60 isoform X2 encodes MGIYLSTPKTEKFSEDGESDNLRYGLSSMQGWRATMEDAHAAYTDLDESTSFFGVYDGHGGKVVAKFCAKFLHQQMLKSEAYLVGDIGTSLQESFLRMDEMMRGQRGWRELSILGDKINKFTGMIEGLIWSPRSSNGISRVDDWACEEGPHSDFAGPTSGSTACVAVIRNNQLLVANAGDSRCVISRKGQAYNLSIDHKPDLEIEKERISKAGGFIHAGRVNGSLNLTRAIGDMEFKQNKFLPAEKQVVTANPDINTVELCDEDEFMVLACDGIWDCLSSQQLVDFVHEQLRSETKLSAVCERVFDRCLAPSTAGGEGCDNMTMILVQFKKPAQSSAPAQDQSSSKEQAESQVEPKEV; translated from the exons ATGGGGATATATCTGAGTACTCCCAAAACTGAGAAATTTTCTGAAGATGGAGAAAGTGATAATCTTAGATATGGTTTATCGTCCATGCAAGGATGGCGTGCAACAATGGAAGATGCT CATGCTGCGTATACTGATCTGGATGAGTCTACTTCGTTTTTTGGTGTTTATGATGGTCATGGAG GTAAGGTGGTTGCAAAGTTTTGTGCTAAGTTTCTTCACCAACAGATGCTTAAAAGTGAAGCATACTTGGTTGGAGATATTGGAACCTCTCTTCAAGAATCATTTTTAAG AATGGATGAGATGATGCGTGGTCAAAGAGGATGGAGGGAGCTATCAATCTTGGGAGATAAGATAAACAAGTTTACTGGGATGATAGAAGGGCTGATTTGGTCTCCACGAAGCAGCAATGGTATTAGCAGAGTTGATGATTGGGCTTGTGAGGAG GGGCCTCATTCTGATTTTGCTGGACCAACTTCAGGAAGCACAGCCTGTGTTGCAGTTATTAGAAACAACCAACTTCTTGTCGCAAATGCTGGTGATTCACGTTGTGTAATATCTCGGAAGGGACAG GCATACAATTTGTCTATAGACCACAAACCTGATCTTGAGATTGAGAAGGAAAGAATTTCGAAAGCTGGTGGTTTTATTCATGCAGGAAGAGTAAATGGCAGTTTAAACCTTACAAGAGCTATTG GTGACATGGAATTTAAACAGAACAAATTTCTTCCTGCTGAAAAACAAGTTGTAACTGCCAATCCAGATATTAACACT gtTGAGCTTTGTGACGAAGATGAATTTATGGTTCTAGCTTGTGATGGCATATG GGACTGCTTGTCAAGTCAACAATTGGTAGATTTTGTTCATGAACAACTGCGTTCG GAAACAAAACTTTCCGCTGTGTGCGAAAGAGTGTTTGACCGGTGTTTGGCACCATCAACTGCTGGTGGCGAAGGATGTGATAACATGACTATGATCTTGGTCCAGTTCAAAAAACCTGCTCAGTCCAGTGCACCAGCACAAGAccaatcctcatcaaaagaacaagcTGAATCACAAGTTGAACCGAAAGAAGTTTAG
- the LOC131660675 gene encoding probable protein phosphatase 2C 60 isoform X1 — MGIYLSTPKTEKFSEDGESDNLRYGLSSMQGWRATMEDAHAAYTDLDESTSFFGVYDGHGGKVVAKFCAKFLHQQMLKSEAYLVGDIGTSLQESFLRMDEMMRGQRGWRELSILGDKINKFTGMIEGLIWSPRSSNGISRVDDWACEEVGPTFEDSLILGPHSDFAGPTSGSTACVAVIRNNQLLVANAGDSRCVISRKGQAYNLSIDHKPDLEIEKERISKAGGFIHAGRVNGSLNLTRAIGDMEFKQNKFLPAEKQVVTANPDINTVELCDEDEFMVLACDGIWDCLSSQQLVDFVHEQLRSETKLSAVCERVFDRCLAPSTAGGEGCDNMTMILVQFKKPAQSSAPAQDQSSSKEQAESQVEPKEV, encoded by the exons ATGGGGATATATCTGAGTACTCCCAAAACTGAGAAATTTTCTGAAGATGGAGAAAGTGATAATCTTAGATATGGTTTATCGTCCATGCAAGGATGGCGTGCAACAATGGAAGATGCT CATGCTGCGTATACTGATCTGGATGAGTCTACTTCGTTTTTTGGTGTTTATGATGGTCATGGAG GTAAGGTGGTTGCAAAGTTTTGTGCTAAGTTTCTTCACCAACAGATGCTTAAAAGTGAAGCATACTTGGTTGGAGATATTGGAACCTCTCTTCAAGAATCATTTTTAAG AATGGATGAGATGATGCGTGGTCAAAGAGGATGGAGGGAGCTATCAATCTTGGGAGATAAGATAAACAAGTTTACTGGGATGATAGAAGGGCTGATTTGGTCTCCACGAAGCAGCAATGGTATTAGCAGAGTTGATGATTGGGCTTGTGAGGAGGTAGGTCCGACATTCGAGGATAGTTTAATACTC GGGCCTCATTCTGATTTTGCTGGACCAACTTCAGGAAGCACAGCCTGTGTTGCAGTTATTAGAAACAACCAACTTCTTGTCGCAAATGCTGGTGATTCACGTTGTGTAATATCTCGGAAGGGACAG GCATACAATTTGTCTATAGACCACAAACCTGATCTTGAGATTGAGAAGGAAAGAATTTCGAAAGCTGGTGGTTTTATTCATGCAGGAAGAGTAAATGGCAGTTTAAACCTTACAAGAGCTATTG GTGACATGGAATTTAAACAGAACAAATTTCTTCCTGCTGAAAAACAAGTTGTAACTGCCAATCCAGATATTAACACT gtTGAGCTTTGTGACGAAGATGAATTTATGGTTCTAGCTTGTGATGGCATATG GGACTGCTTGTCAAGTCAACAATTGGTAGATTTTGTTCATGAACAACTGCGTTCG GAAACAAAACTTTCCGCTGTGTGCGAAAGAGTGTTTGACCGGTGTTTGGCACCATCAACTGCTGGTGGCGAAGGATGTGATAACATGACTATGATCTTGGTCCAGTTCAAAAAACCTGCTCAGTCCAGTGCACCAGCACAAGAccaatcctcatcaaaagaacaagcTGAATCACAAGTTGAACCGAAAGAAGTTTAG
- the LOC131655167 gene encoding probable steroid-binding protein 3, whose product MEITKQQLSAYNGTDPSKPIYVAVKGRVFDVTTGKSFYGPGGAYAMFAGRDASRALAKMSKNEEDITSSLDGLTEKEIGVLNDWETKFVAKYPVVATLVD is encoded by the coding sequence ATGGAGATTACAAAGCAGCAACTGAGCGCATACAACGGCACAGATCCATCGAAGCCGATATACGTCGCCGTGAAGGGTCGTGTGTTCGATGTCACCACCGGCAAATCGTTCTACGGTCCCGGCGGAGCCTACGCGATGTTCGCCGGCAGAGACGCGAGCAGAGCACTGGCGAAGATGAGCAAAAACGAAGAAGACATCACGTCGTCGCTGGATGGACTCACCGAGAAAGAGATCGGAGTTCTCAATGATTGGGAAACGAAGTTCGTCGCTAAGTACCCTGTTGTTGCAACGCTTGTTGATTGA
- the LOC131655168 gene encoding uncharacterized protein LOC131655168 yields the protein MTHSLSATILFALLIFTTGIWKAQTCELTTIGGGCPDLAKCMQTCLPCYKGIGQIKYYCRSGGFPILLPTCVCVMTKGAPCQVPGCPKPPTAALPANFNQTQMNITS from the exons atgaCCCACTCACTATCAGCTACTATACTCTTTGCCCTTCTCATATTTACTACAG GAATATGGAAGGCACAAACATGTGAACTAACAACCATTGGAGGTGGTTGTCCTGATCTTGCAAAATGCATGCAAACTTGTCTACCATGTTATAAGGGCATAGGTCAAATCAAATACTATTGTCGCTCGGGAGGTTTTCCTATATTACTACCTACATGTGTTTGTGTAATGACCAAAGGTGCTCCCTGTCAAGTACCTGGATGCCCTAAACCTCCTACAGCTGCCTTACCAGCCAACTTCAATCAAACTCAAATGAATATTACATCTTAG